In a single window of the Salvelinus namaycush isolate Seneca chromosome 6, SaNama_1.0, whole genome shotgun sequence genome:
- the LOC120049858 gene encoding interferon regulatory factor 5-like produces MMSAQPRRIRLKPWLLAQVNSGRYPGLQWLSPDHRIFQIPWRHATRHLPTSEEENTIFKAWALETGKYQEGLDEPDPAKWKANLRCALNKSREFKLKYDGTKETPVQPYKIYEVCDQPCNGDTVDEDDEEMPNIVGLSIDPRISDPHSFQAFPTAHRIDIPFSSPLNDIYGTPHHTPMYSNPNGSITMAAHLPQPTMAPPEFSADVPLVVKLEHGVFVHPGPVGPSNSLGMGGGSMQPPVVTEMSPMVPSAASVALVAPNPGAAPMEAMSGVQNQEEGQAVPPYKYDLLNSLPLTDLDMKFLYRGRKMGSLTVSNHQGCRLYYGHLEPTPEQVDLFGPVTLNQVLFPGSADIQNEKQRFYTEHLLDVMDRGLILEIWEQDIYAIRLCQCKVYWSGPGIDEQGPPNPMERERKYKVFSLNNFLHGLILFQKGETPTPPPFELYFCFGEDWPDQRKPKEKKLIVVQVVPVVARILTEMFSGDMSWSTDSIRLQISNPDLKDQTVEQFKELQRLLQSQHGLGS; encoded by the exons ATGATGAGTGCGCAGCCTCGGAGGATCCGCCTAAAGCCCTGGCTGTTAGCCCAGGTGAACAGCGGGAGGTACCCTGGCCTGCAGTGGCTCAGCCCGGACCACCGGATCTTCCAGATCCCCTGGAGACACGCCACAAGACACCTGCCCACCTCTGAGGAAGAGAACACCATCTTCAAG GCCTGGGCTCTGGAGACAGGGAAGTACCAGGAGGGTCTGGATGAGCCTGACCCTGCCAAGTGGAAGGCCAACCTGCGCTGTGCCCTCAACAAGAGCCGGGAGTTCAAACTGAAATACGACGGCACCAAGGAGACACCCGTCCAGCCCTACAAGATCTACGAGGTCTGTGACCAGCCCTGCAACGGAG ACACAGTTGATGAAGATGATGAGGAG ATGCCGAATATTGTTGGTCTCTCCATTG aCCCCAGAATTAGTGACCCACACAGTTTTCAGGCATTCCCTACTGCACATAGGATAGACATTCCCTTCAGCTCCCCTCTCAATGACATATATGGCACCCCCCACCACACCCCTATGTACTCCAATCCCAACGGGAGCATTACCATGGCAGCGCATCTCCCTCAGCCAACCATGGCTCCCCCGGAGTTTTCTGCCGACGTTCCATTGGTGGTGAAGTTGGAACATGGGGTCTTTGTGCACCCTGGACCCGTAGGACCCTCCAACAGCCTGGGGATGGGTGGAGGGAGCATGCAGCCTCCTGTGGTCACTGAGATGTCCCCCATGGTTCCTTCTGCTGCGTCTGTGGCTCTGGTTGCCCCTAACCCAGGTGCCGCCCCCATGGAGGCCATGTCAGGAGTCCAGAACCAGGAAGAAGGGCAGGCGGTGCCACCCTACAAATATGACCTGCTGAACAGCCTGCCAT TGACTGACCTAGACATGAAGTTCCTGTACCGGGGTCGCAAGATGGGCTCCCTGACGGTGAGTAACCACCAGGGCTGCCGGCTGTACTACGGCCACCTGGAGCCCACCCCGGAGCAGGTGGACCTGTTCGGCCCTGTCACCCTCAACCAAGTTCTCTTCCCTGGCTCGGCCGACATCCAGAACGAGAAGCAGCGGTTCTACACAGAGCACCTGCTGGATGTGATGGACCGAGGCCTGATCCTTGAGATCTGGGAGCAGGATATATACGCTATCAGGTTGTGTCAGTGCAAGGTGTATTGGTCTGGGCCGGGCATTGACGAGCAGGGGCCACCCAACcctatggagagggagaggaagtacaAAGTGTTCAGCCTCAATAACTTCCTGCACG GGCTCATCTTGTTCCAGAAGGGTGAAACTCCCACCCCACCACCGTTTGAGCTCTACTTCTGCTTCGGGGAGGACTGGCCAGACCAACGGAAACCCAAGGAGAAGAAGCTCATCGTTGTGCAG GTGGTCCCAGTGGTGGCGCGGATCCTAACAGAGATGTTTTCTGGAGATATGTCCTGGTCCACAGACAGCATCCGGCTGCAGATCTCCAACCCAGACCTGAAGGACCAGACGGTGGAGCAGTTCAAGGAACTCCAGAGGCTTCTCCAGAGTCAGCATGGCCTGGGATCCTGA